From the genome of Ptychodera flava strain L36383 chromosome 3 unlocalized genomic scaffold, AS_Pfla_20210202 Scaffold_27__1_contigs__length_13241970_pilon, whole genome shotgun sequence:
GACAAGATACTTGCGTCTCTCAAACATGTTGTCCCCAAAGGAGCAAActtcaaacaaaaatgttgtgTTTGAATGTATTTTGTATTCTCTGATGACAACTTATAATACTCTGgagttttctttccaaaaaaatCTGTCCTATGCCATGTGAACTAAACAGCGAATAGGCTGTCGACTCTATGGATTGATGGTGTTGGGCTTTATCAAGGAGTTTGGACAAACTATGACGGCACACCACTAAGATACTTACCATGGCGTAGTGGCAGACCAACCTCTAATAGGAATCAACGCTGCATTAGAGCTTCCACGTAAGTACTCCATGTTAATTAAACTTTCGAAAAACTTTGTCGTGATGTGGGGTTTTACGATCAAGGTGTGCTAAGTCCGATTTCACAAAGAAGCAACAACAATCGCACATTTGCAAAGACTTCACAAGATTTTTTGCAGCACTGGCGATGACAGCGAGAAAGTAGAAACTGAACAACAACTGTAGCAAACTAAACGCGCCTTTAGATAGGCTTACAACGAACGCGATAGAAAGCGAAAGGAGGAACCTTTTGGCGGGGGATTCTAGTCCATAGTGATTGGTAAAGAGGAACTGGATCGTCTGAATGGCTGAATGAAACGCACATACGAGCCGCATGGTCTTATTACAAACTAAATACACTTCAAACCCTTATTTGTCTCCGACAATCTTCTAAATAGGCGATGATTCAACACTGCATTGCTTGAAATTGCATTCTAAGAGAATGGTTCGTCAACAACCAATGTCGTTTACGTCTTCAAGGTTCCTTATAGGCAGTTGTATTTTCACTTAGCTGTAAAATTCTATAGCTACCATCACGTATCGCGAAGCATTGTGTATCAGGAAAATTCCTGTCATATATCATATCAGgccaaaaaaactaaaaaacatgTTTCTGGTCATAACTTTGTCCAAAAATTATGCGACGACGcgcttcattttttttttatttccatttttagctcacgtgtgtaaacacgtgggcttaTGTCATAGCAatatatgtctgtctgcctgtctgtttacacgataactcaaaaacgccagaacggattcaagtcagatttggtacacaggtacaatatgctacttgcaagaactgattagattttggttagtgtggcttgcatattaatgaagttatgcaatatcgttttttccgtacaatggtttccctatggagacggtaatgacagtgtagacatatatcaagaaatactgcacaaaatttcatgaaacttttcacagatgacaatctaagaacattataatgatactgtgagtgtcatgtcaattatcttctcatttgcatatttaatgaacttttgttattagtgagataactctgaaattcctgcaccaaacttgatgatacttgcaacaaatattgatctgatatatatctaattatattaccatgccctgcctgtcgcattttgatagGTCGAGCTGAActacgtgactgaccacaaatacacagtaatggtctgtttacatgcccgtgaatatgaataataagataaaCAACTCAAattatcgtaactttacagctcaaacgtaaattataatcaatcacaaaataaaatggagcacttgtgggccaagttgagataatttttttctgaaaatatctccggatttgccaatattttacagcgcgcgtgacagtgcgccGCGTATTGCTCAgatctggggcccagttgtcgttcgctccgaaaattttcgcaaattttgatggGTTTCTCCGATTCGTTGATAatgtaatggaaataacagactccgctctgaccaataacgtttatttatgggcatgGGCTCGAGGGAAGCCAAATTAACTGGCTCGGCATAtcctcgcccattaatttttggctttcctctcgcccttgcccataaataaacgttaatggtcagcgcgtcgcccgttatttgtATATACTTAGAAGcgttaggcagtgtcaagttaacaagtagctcatttgcatattttatgaaggtttgttattagtcatataactccaaaataacttcaccaaatgtgatgaaatctgttgcagatactgatccgactgatatctaactctgttggaaagcatttagtagtgtaaagttaattaagggttcatttgcatatttaataatctttgtaattaggtatataactctgaaatgttggcaccaaaattttgtgaaacgtgctacagatattgatttgataaatatttaattgtgctatgaatcattgaacagtgtcaagttaatttagggtttatttacatatttaatgaactttgtaattagtgacattattctaaaattacagcatttaattaaataaaacgtgctacaaatgttaacctgatggatatctaattgtccataaagcattgagcagtgtcaagttaattaacagctcatttgcatattaaataaagttttgtaattagtgattaaactctgagagtactgtgcgaagttgaaaaacctgctacatatagtgataacatatttgtttttgttctgtgaagcgtactactattaatgaacctgttgtaaaacacgtgagcatattcagttcatatctggtatttcCTTGACCCGGTAAAATGGTCAACTTTAAACAGTTATTGATCATGTGTTTTAACAAATGTCCTCTTTAATGGCACTTGAACTTCGAAAACGCTATGAAAATGGAGCAGACGTCCATGTTATTTTAACCCATTATGCGGATGTCCAACATTTTCCTTAGTTCCTTTGTATGTTTAGGGTTATATCCTACAACATCACATGGAACTCTCGTTTGCATCAATAATGATAGGGGAGCAGGTAAACTACAGCGTAATCTGGCGGCGTACTGACTTTTTCGAGTCCGCTTACGTTTATACGCCAAGTTGGAAAAAAGATCAACGCGGGGATTTTCACGTGATgtgcgcgctgaccagaaacgatCCTTTTTTGGGGACTTAATATTCCTAACATTATATCTTTCAGGTTTAGCCCGCATGTATTCTTGGACACCTATTGTGGAGGCCACTTCAAATTTGTATGCCGATACAGTACGTGTTATGAACTCAATCATTGCTATCTTTAGTAATCGTAGTACAACGTGCACTGACTATTACCTTTAAACTTGCAAAAGATAAATTGTTGaacaaatatgtttattttagaTTTTGAAGCTTTGTGTCAAACAGAGGTCACACAACTCAAAATAGCCTGGTGCATTAACTATGTTTTCGGCTGTATGACACACCGAGAATTTTAACCTTTGCCGTGCCGTGCCAGGCTACATTAAGATTAACATGACATATGCGGTTTTTGTGTAATACAAACATAAATGGCACTGGATGATCCCATCTTTGCTATCTTTGATAATCTTATAACAACAGAATAACACAATATTCTCTTTTCTCTCGGTAGtggtttttaaatatttttctattatAATATCACAAACCCCATGTACACAATGTAAAAGCATATCTCAATACATGGTTAAAATATCttaaatcttcttcataatgTCTTGAAATGTTCCAAATTGTTCCAACAACAAATAGACATCCATAAAAGGCACAAATGATGGTTATGCCGATTGATTCAAAACGCATTCTTGTCCCTAGTGTATAAAAATATCTTAGCCATCATGACCTTTCCTTCATGCATTCGCAATTGATAATTGCAAGAGCATCTTTAAATTTTGTGTGACATTCGAAAGCTGTATTTGATACTTGTAGGCTAATGCAATAATACATGTAAGTTTACGTTTCGGTATGGCTAAATCCGTATTTGACCCTCAAAAAACCACCTATTATGTATGCATATATTGCCCATCTCAACCTAATAAACCATGCCTGGATATTATATTTCAGACGTATCGTACCAACCTGAAATGCCGTCTATTACTTCAGCTATATTTGATGAAGTATATTATGCAGACACTCCTGAATGTAGACAAAATGAACAAACGACATCCCTATCGACGTCACCATTGACGAGCGTTGTACCAAGTGATGCTGTCACAAGCCAGATTAAGTCAACCGTAGGCAGAGAAAAAAAGACACCATACCTGGAGAGTGTCACCCAAGAGGTATCAGCTCAGAATGTCACAACAGATAAGTTTTTGTCTGAAACGGCACAACAGATAACGATTTCAGAGGATGCTGCCAACATTTCATCTGGTGATATTGTTACAAGCGAATCACTTTCATCTGACAGTGGAGAAAATAAATCGGTTGCAGAGGGAACCAATAAGATTGCATCTGAGTTTactattgaaaatgaaatgcatTCATCAGGAAGTGAATATAAAGATACCGAAGCAGAACCTCTCCTACATGTCGATTGGAATTCAACAGCACAAGACGATGAAAACCTTTATGAGAAAACAACAATGAACAAGTTCGAGGAGGATGATACTGTCAATACTGGAGAGATTACTCTTAAAGAGCTGAAAGGTCGTGTCAGTAACAAGATTACGATGTCAGAAAACGCAGCGAACGACACCTTGACAACACGTGAAAACACGACAAATGATTTGAGTAATAGTGAAAccattacaaaattaaatacagGAACCACAAATACCGTCAATGTGTATGGCAGTAAGATTCATATCGGAATGTTTTTCTCACGACGCGTGGATGAATGTGAGTAGCCTTCCTTATTAGCAAAGAAGATTAATGAAAGGCTAAAGAAAGTCAGCACTTCCTATGGCATGTACCAGGTTACTCGAACTATTGAACAGTACAGATCCTgaactttttctgaaatgtatATATTAAAATTTAGTTGAACACAAACAATTATAATTATCACGATCTTAAGCTTTAACTGGATCTCTGCTGCGCGTCTATGGGCCGTAATTTTGCTTTAAGTTTTACAGTGAAACCAAGCTCGAACGTACATAATTTGCCATGCTACGTTCCTCGTTCTACttcacaaaaaaattataaGACAAATGAAAGAGTATACTACAACCAATGCAGATTATATAATTCATCGTTGTTTCAAGCAAACCGATTGATCTAACACATCTTAAAGTCTTACTTCTAATCAAGCGGTTTTCACATCTGTACTGATCTTGTGGTATATTTATGTGATGTCTCTCTGCTTATATTTTGTATCATGCGTAGTTCTAACTAGTGTTAAGTTTGCAATGAATCATCGCAGAGTACTAGGTCTATTTTCTTCGTtgtattatttattcatttacactTTTGACAGCCGGCCAATTAACTCAAGAGAGTAGTATTCTTCGATGACCTTATAATAGACAGAAAAATAAGCtataatattttaaagtaataGCGCACTAATGACAATGCGGAATAGAATTCATACTTTCGTCGCACAATAACGGAAACTTCATTAGAATTATCCTTTTAATATAAAGCAGTGATTTGCAATGCATCTGGATCAGGTGATCTATTTTGACATCAATTCCACTACAACTTTCTAATTGCCGTGTTATACTTAGAGCAGTCTACTTGTCTGGGATACAAGACATATATTTGCCGCATGTCTTACACCGATTTCATTTCTCGACAGGTAATGGAAGCAATGACGGGACAAACGATGCAGTATTTGTCATAATCGGCATTGTTGTCGCACTTCTGATCGGACATTTGGTGTTTCTGTTCATCTTTTCTACTATTTGTAATCGTTATGATAAGAATGTTTCTTCGAATAACGATACTTAGATCGAATATGGATGGAGTTTCCTTTGGCATATGCCAGTTACTGCAATGTTATTCTTATATCTTTTGTGCTATATTtcaaaaaggtgaattttgccATGTAACCTGTGAGCAATAATACATGCTCAAATGTAATTGAAATACACTGTTCTAAAGATATATGTTGCTAACAAAATGCATACTTGCGATTACTGTATGATATAAGTCAATATAGAAAATATGAGCGAAATATTCAACAATATATGGTGTACGTTTTAGGACAAATGATGAAGTCTATTAAAGCTTTTTTGTCTTAAAAGGCTATTCGATAGACTCAATGtattaaaagttacaaaatgaCTGTATCCCTTGTTATTGAGAATTTTTTATGCTTACGTTAGAAAAAAACGTAAATGATATGTTACTTTTCATAGTATATGGTCAATTAGGTCTAATAAATCGATTGTTAAAATGCGTTCATTCCGTTTGCATGTGTAATTGTCTCGATAAGGAGGGAACGGTCAAgatgaaaattgtgttttgCTATGTTGATTAAAAAATGCGTCAATGACTCTGATCCTATTTTGATCATATATAAATCATAATGGCACGCCTCAGCACATTTACTCCCAAATCTGCACTCCGATATTCGATATATTACAGCAAGGacagttttcaaaatgttcagTCTGGTACTTTTATCATTACTGAGCTCAAACACAAGTGGTCAACAAAATTGTGGAATATTGCTGTGAGTGTTAGAATCATGTTGAGATAGCCTTTTACAATTGATTAACTGCCCTATGCATCGTCCAAGATGATCCGGTTCGAGTAAGTGTATGACGAGTTGATAGAACAATGTAAAAACGTTAAAGGCTAGTTTCAATTACAAGCAAAAAGCTGTTTCCAAGAAATATTGTCATAAATATATGACATCGAAAACTAAGGAAAACGATGTATGAAGTGATATCAAACAGGAGAACTTAGTTTACTCGACAAAAATAAGTAATAGCCCCAGTCACAGGcttacacgagattttggtacaattcgcgaCATTTATTACGAGCCGATATGatagtgctatatggagcgaattgtacaaAAAAATCGAGCGTATACCCGATTGCGGCGAGGGTTATCTGTCGTCTTATTGGGGTATTTCGTCAATTCGAGTCCCAAAtgcaaaaacacaaaacaacaacaacgtcTGAGAGATCAAATGTCAGAAATTCCCGAGACCGAGTATTTTTATAAGATTGGATTACGTCGACAGCACGCGCTTTACGTTCATTAttaacattacattttattcacATTACAACCCGAACACTGACTTGTCAATACGACCTGCCACAGACATAGTAAACGGATAAAGAATTTAAAAGCAAAAAAGCAACATTtatttcgtaaatttacataaggaCAATTTTCCTGGCTTGTTTGCCATAGATATGTCTCACTCTGTAAGGTACAAGTCAACCGTTGCAAGCTTCAGAGGTGGTACAGTGAAGTCACGTGTACtttttgatgaataatttcGATGTTAACTGTACCAGAAAACGTGcagtttttgaaataatccagcaCTGGCATAACAGCAACTGTGGTGAACAGTTTTGCAGTGTGCGATACTCAATTCAACGCTGACCCGGAAGGTGTACttctgatattttcatacgGGGTGTGCCCCGCTAGTCAAATAaacgagagtacataaatacacagatttatctatatttgtattgaaaaaaatattcataatttccgtgtgtagtggatgaacattttcagtgaaatcccaaaatcagatttcttgtacacataatatgcacctttcatattcttatcaagtacaactatgttaattattcaacgtctgaatatgcacaagtatagcaagtttttcgttcacaattttatcatagcctCCCGTATATactggatgaacatttttggtgaaattctacagtcaattttttgtccatataccagttgtaacaaccttAATTcgaattaagtacatttatgtcaattatcaaatatctatacatgcatagatatagttttgtattgaaaaagtgtaACATAGTTCTCTCATACTATCATAGGCTACCATGTATAGttaatcaacattatcaacagctaattatcaattaaatcaaaatatcaaaattttgtacacacacgcttgcacaaaaatattgcgatccacctgtacTTTCTATCCAATTCTTTTGAGGGGTAATtacagcaagtcagaaggggaaatttgaacattaacaacTCGTCAGTTTGTAAggggggtcatttgaaaaatctgagaatcttttttttttattctatcgcCCCCGagatgtttgtgtgtgcagctttactcaagcaatgtgggggtgGGGTCATTTGGTGCAAAGGGTAGGgagggttcacttattttgactgatgcgcaggaagaatttgccggcccacccccggctaTATAACTGGACGCTCCCTTACCCGGACTGTTCTCCAATATCAACTCACCGGAGGAGTCTTCAACTTCACATTCAACATCGTGGCCTTAGGGAACAACTCTTAACAGCGTCTTTCTTCGCCAGCTGACCGTGGACAACCGTGTTTCATTCAACATAGATCTGACAGCCGCACTCGGACTCTGATTAATCTAATTACGCACAACATTTTGAAGTTTCAGTCATTCGAGTTTTTACTACAGTTGCTCTTGTTATTCTAAAtaccaattttgttcacatgtattaaaatatttaagattTCTAGCCTGAAACGTCTttgtttgtgtctgttttttgttgtcttAGTTGAGATGGAAATACAGTGAAGTGAACATAGTTCGCGGcatcaaatatttgcatatgaatagtaGAAAGTTTCCCTTAGCCAATCATTGTGCTCCCAgctgatgaaaagttcattgacaGCATATCAATGCACACTATATGGAATCTATATGCAATCAGGCCGTGTAGCGATTagctgttttttgtttttcgaCGGCGATCGAAAAAGTTAGGGATCATATGTAGCAAAGTAAATTGTCCTTTCAATAGGCTTACAATGAACAAGATAGAAATCTAGAGGAGAAAAGAAATTGACGAGGGTTTCTGGTGCATACTGATTTGTAGAAAGTTACTGTAGCGTTTTATTGGCTGAATGAATCGCACATAGGATCCGCATGGTATTGTTACTTACTACATAAACTTCAAATAAAGTGTTATTTGTCTCTGACAACCTTTTCAACACATGATGAGTCTAGACTGCCTCGGTAAAAATTGCATCACAAAATGGTTAGTCAACAGTAACATGTAGTCCACGTCATTAAAGTTCCTTAACAGCAGTTTT
Proteins encoded in this window:
- the LOC139126209 gene encoding uncharacterized protein, whose translation is MPGYYISDVSYQPEMPSITSAIFDEVYYADTPECRQNEQTTSLSTSPLTSVVPSDAVTSQIKSTVGREKKTPYLESVTQEVSAQNVTTDKFLSETAQQITISEDAANISSGDIVTSESLSSDSGENKSVAEGTNKIASEFTIENEMHSSGSEYKDTEAEPLLHVDWNSTAQDDENLYEKTTMNKFEEDDTVNTGEITLKELKGRVSNKITMSENAANDTLTTRENTTNDLSNSETITKLNTGTTNTVNVYGSKIHIGMFFSRRVDECE